In the genome of Puniceibacterium sp. IMCC21224, one region contains:
- a CDS encoding helix-turn-helix domain-containing protein, whose product MNMLAHRHLPPTPQDAAIARVSGQALSRFAAARGPLKLRVTDAEQMEPIELPAGAVALLMEILEAMAAGRGVTIIPENAELSTVQAAEVLNVSRPFLIKLLEDGSIPHRKVGKHRRVRMEDVMSYKAAIDNEREAVLDQLAADAQDQDMGYGSK is encoded by the coding sequence ATGAACATGTTGGCACACCGGCATCTTCCACCGACCCCGCAGGACGCTGCGATCGCGCGTGTCTCGGGACAGGCCTTGTCGCGCTTTGCGGCAGCCCGAGGCCCCTTGAAGCTTCGCGTTACAGACGCGGAGCAGATGGAACCGATCGAACTTCCCGCCGGCGCTGTTGCGCTACTCATGGAGATCCTTGAGGCGATGGCAGCCGGTCGCGGCGTCACCATCATTCCCGAGAACGCCGAACTCTCGACAGTCCAGGCGGCAGAGGTGTTGAATGTCTCTCGGCCGTTCCTGATCAAATTGCTTGAGGATGGCAGTATCCCGCATCGGAAGGTCGGCAAGCATCGCCGCGTCCGCATGGAAGACGTCATGTCGTACAAGGCAGCCATCGACAACGAGCGCGAAGCCGTCCTTGATCAACTGGCCGCCGACGCACAGGACCAGGACATGGGCTATGGCTCGAAATGA
- a CDS encoding DUF6361 family protein has protein sequence MSSFGFTFLSRKALGQAEQMMFGGKAGVRDEVGFLIVHQRYADHFFPGTSVLHTRLRYALLIPWLYQSLRTRRPIPKDFALAFTDLEHEMTGRLKFAEGLGGEKDGVIGGEVYPRAISQPPAYVYWTALAKWGLIGTRPDGRPWSRPDMAKLLASSSKRTIHDDDGKPFEAMAWPISGLIDAPADWEDWGNWNERYNEDGDRKLTLDLTPREQSYIAGKLRAVRSPNDPGEPSLLAKLVGKPLDGADHCWDAAIVSMAGHEAPMLKRAGQAAALSAIGRAIYAALVEILKENRDNRPQPDRHRSALKDTVDQWGKQASRLDMNLFLDEIGHLPPPVEAVLKDTFAWVRAGGKDPMSLLDVYARAEVSRKDDRARLAANQFGVDRRIEWQGEHHGQADPLHYRWGNVKRLLRDLEGVA, from the coding sequence GTGTCATCTTTTGGTTTTACGTTTCTTTCGCGCAAAGCACTCGGTCAGGCTGAGCAAATGATGTTCGGCGGTAAGGCTGGCGTGCGCGACGAGGTCGGCTTTCTTATCGTCCACCAGCGCTATGCCGATCATTTCTTTCCAGGGACCTCGGTTCTGCATACGCGGTTACGTTATGCGCTCCTCATCCCTTGGCTCTATCAAAGTTTACGAACGAGGCGCCCGATTCCCAAGGATTTTGCGCTGGCCTTTACCGATCTCGAACACGAGATGACCGGACGACTCAAATTTGCCGAGGGACTGGGCGGAGAGAAGGATGGCGTGATCGGTGGGGAGGTTTATCCCCGCGCGATAAGCCAGCCACCCGCCTATGTGTATTGGACTGCGCTCGCCAAGTGGGGCCTGATCGGCACTCGCCCTGACGGTCGTCCCTGGAGTCGCCCGGATATGGCCAAACTCCTCGCCTCATCCAGCAAACGGACAATCCACGACGACGACGGCAAACCTTTTGAGGCAATGGCTTGGCCGATCTCAGGGTTGATCGATGCCCCCGCAGATTGGGAGGACTGGGGAAACTGGAACGAGCGGTACAACGAGGATGGCGATAGAAAACTGACCCTCGACCTGACTCCTCGGGAGCAAAGCTATATCGCTGGCAAGTTGCGCGCCGTCCGTTCGCCGAACGACCCCGGCGAACCGTCGCTCTTGGCTAAACTGGTAGGAAAGCCGCTCGATGGCGCAGACCATTGCTGGGACGCAGCGATTGTATCTATGGCCGGTCATGAAGCTCCGATGCTAAAACGCGCCGGCCAAGCTGCGGCGCTATCGGCGATAGGCAGGGCGATCTACGCAGCCTTGGTCGAGATACTCAAAGAGAACAGAGATAACCGCCCGCAGCCTGATCGGCATCGATCGGCGCTCAAAGACACCGTCGATCAATGGGGCAAGCAAGCCTCTCGGCTTGATATGAACCTATTCCTTGACGAAATTGGGCATCTGCCACCGCCGGTCGAGGCTGTCTTGAAGGATACCTTCGCCTGGGTTCGGGCCGGCGGCAAGGATCCCATGTCGCTTCTTGATGTCTATGCCAGAGCCGAGGTGAGCCGGAAGGACGATCGCGCACGACTCGCTGCCAATCAGTTCGGTGTAGATCGCCGCATAGAGTGGCAAGGCGAACACCATGGGCAAGCCGATCCGCTCCACTATCGCTGGGGCAATGTAAAGCGCCTGCTGCGCGATCTGGAGGGTGTTGCATGA
- a CDS encoding helix-turn-helix domain-containing protein: MAQYRDSFGGLLRQWRQRRRLSQLGLAVEAEISQRHLSFLESGRSHPSRDMVMQLIKCLEVPLRERNVILNAAGYAPHFPQHPLDAPELSVARDAIERILHGHLPHPAMAVDRHWTLISANAALSTLLTGIATHLLEGKVNVLRLSLHPDGLARRILNLGEWRNHVLTRLGHEIEISADPVLAALRDELIAFPCPDAARRDHIAPTRHQEIAVPLRLKSADGPLSFLSTTTIFGTAINVTLSEVTIEAFFPADRETEDAMAGFNNGR, from the coding sequence ATGGCGCAGTATCGGGACAGCTTTGGGGGACTATTGAGGCAGTGGCGACAACGTCGCAGGCTTAGCCAACTTGGACTCGCTGTTGAGGCCGAAATTTCACAGCGACACCTCAGTTTTCTTGAATCCGGACGCTCGCATCCCAGCCGTGATATGGTCATGCAACTGATCAAATGTCTGGAGGTGCCGTTACGCGAGCGGAACGTTATCCTAAACGCCGCAGGCTATGCGCCGCACTTCCCACAGCACCCGCTGGATGCGCCGGAGCTTTCTGTCGCGCGTGACGCGATCGAGCGTATTCTACATGGGCATCTTCCTCACCCGGCGATGGCGGTGGATCGCCATTGGACGTTGATCTCCGCGAATGCCGCCCTGTCTACCCTGCTGACTGGCATCGCAACTCATTTGCTGGAGGGTAAAGTGAACGTTTTGCGCTTGAGTCTCCATCCCGATGGCCTCGCGCGGCGTATTTTAAATTTGGGTGAGTGGCGCAATCATGTGTTGACCCGTCTCGGCCATGAAATCGAGATATCCGCCGATCCTGTATTGGCCGCGCTTAGGGATGAGTTGATTGCATTCCCGTGCCCAGATGCTGCTCGACGCGATCATATCGCGCCCACACGGCATCAGGAGATTGCAGTCCCTTTGCGCTTGAAGAGCGCCGACGGGCCGCTTTCCTTTCTCAGCACAACTACCATCTTCGGAACGGCAATCAACGTCACCTTGTCTGAGGTAACGATCGAAGCGTTTTTTCCGGCGGACAGGGAAACGGAGGATGCTATGGCTGGCTTCAATAATGGGCGATGA
- a CDS encoding PIN domain-containing protein: MSQYTVLFDANVLYPAPMRDALMQLAVTDFFKAKWTADIHREWIDALLRNEPHRERAALERTRDLMDRATRDCLVTGYEALVPALILPDPDDRRVLAAAIVGRCDAIVTQNLKDFPPEALAPFGIETQQPDDFFRNQLSLAPGLVCSALRKVRARLKNPPKNVDEYLSILTQQGLVATVADLEQFADLL, from the coding sequence ATGAGCCAGTACACGGTGCTGTTCGACGCGAATGTTCTCTACCCCGCGCCAATGCGGGACGCGCTGATGCAATTGGCTGTCACAGATTTTTTCAAGGCGAAGTGGACGGCTGACATCCATCGGGAATGGATCGACGCCCTTCTACGCAATGAACCTCATCGGGAGCGGGCGGCGCTGGAGCGGACCCGCGACTTGATGGACAGGGCCACGCGCGACTGCCTAGTCACCGGCTATGAGGCCTTGGTACCGGCCCTCATATTGCCGGATCCCGACGACCGGCGCGTTCTGGCGGCCGCGATCGTCGGGCGCTGTGACGCCATCGTCACTCAGAACCTGAAGGACTTCCCACCAGAGGCACTTGCACCATTCGGCATCGAAACTCAGCAGCCCGACGACTTTTTTCGGAACCAGCTTTCTCTCGCGCCCGGTCTGGTCTGCTCCGCGCTACGCAAAGTTCGCGCCCGCCTCAAAAACCCGCCCAAGAACGTTGACGAATATCTGTCGATCCTGACGCAACAAGGGCTGGTCGCAACTGTTGCTGACCTGGAGCAGTTTGCCGATCTGCTCTGA
- a CDS encoding zincin-like metallopeptidase domain-containing protein, whose amino-acid sequence MDRLGRFNDRKAYAFEELVAEIGNCMLCAQIGVEPEFDQSAPPQEFHHTCQTPSKRRR is encoded by the coding sequence TTGGACCGCTTGGGCCGGTTCAATGATCGCAAGGCCTATGCGTTCGAGGAGTTGGTCGCGGAAATAGGAAACTGCATGCTTTGCGCGCAGATCGGTGTGGAACCTGAATTTGACCAAAGCGCTCCGCCCCAAGAATTTCACCACACATGCCAGACCCCGTCTAAGAGACGTCGTTAA
- a CDS encoding PaaI family thioesterase: MSELTKKQAHLAHMVFAAPAPKRLGIEPVSIEKDTVSARLPYNTANCTLGEVMHGGAIATLVDVVGVAAAIFGLPHVPSTGGTATLTINYLAPAMGCDLTAKATILKGGRRQCVSRVSVVSPKGKLVAEAHVTVVFA, encoded by the coding sequence ATGTCAGAACTTACTAAGAAGCAGGCGCATCTTGCCCATATGGTATTCGCCGCGCCTGCCCCAAAACGGCTAGGAATAGAACCCGTATCAATTGAAAAAGATACGGTATCCGCGAGGCTCCCTTACAACACGGCCAACTGCACCTTAGGTGAGGTCATGCATGGCGGTGCTATTGCGACCCTCGTCGACGTTGTCGGCGTCGCGGCAGCAATATTTGGCTTGCCACACGTGCCAAGCACCGGTGGAACAGCAACTCTCACGATAAACTACCTCGCCCCAGCTATGGGCTGTGACCTTACTGCTAAGGCTACAATTCTTAAGGGTGGGCGACGACAATGCGTCAGCCGCGTTTCTGTCGTCTCCCCGAAAGGTAAGTTGGTTGCCGAGGCACATGTAACAGTCGTTTTTGCATAG
- a CDS encoding DinB family protein, which yields MISAEYCRLMSRYNTWQNTSLVTAADGLTEIARHKDRGAFFQSIAATLNHLYWADALILQRLKGNERPEKTITHSLTSPSDWNEFKALRSKRDEEIEEWAAGLGDADLNGMVVWYPGDGSTRIEKPKTLCAAELFNHQTHHRGQVHAMLTAAGAEPEPTDLSVLP from the coding sequence ATGATCTCAGCCGAATATTGCCGCCTTATGTCCCGCTACAATACTTGGCAGAATACCTCATTGGTAACCGCCGCTGACGGGCTCACCGAAATCGCGCGACACAAGGATCGGGGTGCATTCTTCCAATCAATAGCTGCCACCCTGAACCATTTGTATTGGGCTGACGCACTGATCTTGCAGCGATTGAAGGGAAACGAACGACCAGAGAAAACGATTACGCACTCCCTGACCAGCCCATCGGATTGGAACGAGTTCAAAGCTCTGCGTTCCAAACGAGATGAGGAAATTGAAGAGTGGGCGGCCGGACTGGGCGACGCTGACCTCAACGGAATGGTTGTTTGGTATCCAGGCGATGGCTCAACTCGTATCGAGAAACCAAAGACTCTTTGCGCCGCAGAACTCTTTAATCATCAGACCCACCACCGGGGGCAGGTCCACGCAATGCTGACAGCAGCAGGTGCAGAGCCAGAGCCAACCGACCTGTCAGTGTTGCCGTAG